Proteins found in one Terribacillus sp. DMT04 genomic segment:
- a CDS encoding SMP-30/gluconolactonase/LRE family protein, whose translation MAEAKLFLDTKHSLAEGPFWREETEELYWVDINGQSIHIFNTKTEEKREIPVDQKIGAVVLKKDGGLLMAMEEGIYETDSDVKAKVLLHSPEQDRPSNRFNDGKADPYGRLWAGTMPKKGSGYKGAFYRMDVDRTLTKIIDGIGNSNGLAWSPDHKYFYYIDTPTGDVQCFDYDGEKGEISNPRTVISISDGRPDGMTIDEEGKLWIAHYGGAKVSRWNPETGERLKEVHLPVSQVTSCTFGGPERKTLYITTARQNLTEEELKKEPLAGGIFVYETDVVGALSYKFGK comes from the coding sequence ATGGCAGAAGCGAAATTATTCCTAGATACAAAGCATAGTCTAGCTGAAGGTCCGTTTTGGCGGGAAGAGACAGAAGAGCTGTATTGGGTTGATATTAACGGGCAATCCATCCACATCTTTAATACCAAAACAGAAGAGAAGCGGGAGATTCCAGTTGACCAAAAAATCGGTGCGGTTGTTTTAAAGAAAGACGGCGGATTGCTTATGGCAATGGAAGAAGGTATTTACGAGACAGACAGTGATGTGAAAGCGAAAGTGCTGCTTCACAGTCCCGAGCAAGACCGACCTTCCAATCGTTTTAATGATGGAAAGGCTGATCCTTACGGCAGATTATGGGCAGGAACGATGCCTAAAAAAGGCAGCGGTTACAAAGGCGCTTTCTACCGCATGGACGTAGATCGGACACTAACAAAGATAATAGATGGTATTGGAAACTCGAATGGACTGGCTTGGAGTCCGGACCACAAGTATTTTTATTATATTGATACACCTACAGGGGATGTACAATGCTTTGATTATGATGGAGAAAAAGGTGAAATCAGCAATCCGCGGACGGTTATTTCCATCAGCGATGGCAGACCGGATGGCATGACAATTGATGAAGAAGGCAAGCTATGGATTGCCCATTATGGCGGAGCAAAAGTATCCCGCTGGAATCCGGAAACAGGCGAGCGGCTAAAAGAGGTTCACTTGCCAGTCAGCCAAGTGACGAGCTGTACATTCGGTGGCCCGGAACGGAAGACGCTATACATCACAACAGCAAGACAGAATCTAACAGAAGAAGAATTAAAGAAAGAACCACTTGCTGGTGGTATTTTTGTTTATGAAACAGATGTAGTCGGAGCGCTAAGCTATAAATTTGGAAAATAA
- a CDS encoding GNAT family N-acetyltransferase, whose translation MIGTNRLFIRPYTNDDLSFLESLLSDPQVIRYIGNGKPRTKQGAQLFFNWNLTHRKDNAQLGLQVLIDRETGEKIGHAGLVPQEVDGVTELEIGYWIAPAFWGKGYATEAAFAFKDVAFEQCNVTRIIALIYPDNLASRRVADKLGMRMWKSIERHEKEVLVYAKEKTPS comes from the coding sequence ATGATCGGAACAAACCGTTTGTTTATCCGGCCATACACAAATGATGATCTTTCGTTTTTGGAAAGCCTCCTCTCAGATCCTCAAGTCATCCGTTACATTGGAAACGGAAAACCGCGAACCAAACAAGGTGCTCAATTGTTTTTCAATTGGAACTTAACGCATCGAAAAGACAATGCGCAGCTTGGGCTGCAAGTGCTGATTGACCGAGAAACAGGAGAAAAAATCGGGCATGCTGGGCTTGTGCCGCAAGAAGTAGATGGTGTGACAGAGTTGGAGATCGGTTATTGGATTGCGCCAGCTTTTTGGGGTAAGGGCTATGCAACCGAGGCTGCGTTTGCTTTTAAAGACGTAGCATTTGAGCAATGTAATGTGACTCGTATCATCGCTTTAATTTATCCCGATAATCTTGCTTCTCGCCGAGTTGCGGATAAATTAGGTATGCGCATGTGGAAAAGTATCGAGCGTCATGAGAAGGAAGTGCTGGTTTATGCCAAAGAAAAGACCCCTTCCTAA
- a CDS encoding GTPase, whose protein sequence is MIQYNEEEFDNAYETEINLVNDQLGKEIVFAMIGDVNSGKSSTINQLVGNNVAEVGAKPGETVKIKRYSHKGIIFADTPGLDDINKKNSEETYKFYKEADIILFFLNAAGTVFSDGEKKSFNEIKKSNKNIIIVLNKIDAADDIADLVSYIRKHSKNKFDIVPISSRTGENIDELRGAIMDILKRKKKDILFAKKIKEKSAIANKWIVAAATSAGAVGATPIPGSDIVPITSIQVGLMVKLATLYEKPIIKERAKELTITSLTGNVGKSLFRQVAKLIPGAGSVAGAGVAGGMTLTLGYALKYAYEHDINLDAETLGYLYKAYKKAD, encoded by the coding sequence TTGATCCAATATAACGAAGAAGAATTTGATAATGCATATGAAACAGAAATTAACCTAGTAAATGATCAATTAGGAAAAGAAATAGTCTTTGCAATGATTGGAGACGTTAATTCTGGGAAATCATCCACAATAAATCAATTAGTAGGCAATAATGTTGCAGAGGTAGGAGCCAAGCCTGGGGAAACTGTAAAGATTAAGCGATATTCACATAAAGGAATAATCTTTGCAGACACTCCTGGATTAGATGACATAAATAAAAAAAATTCAGAGGAAACGTATAAATTTTACAAAGAAGCTGACATTATACTATTCTTTTTGAATGCTGCAGGTACGGTCTTCTCTGATGGAGAGAAAAAGTCATTCAATGAAATTAAAAAATCAAACAAAAACATAATAATTGTCTTAAATAAGATTGACGCTGCGGATGATATAGCTGATCTTGTCAGCTATATCAGGAAACATTCCAAGAACAAATTCGATATTGTCCCTATTTCTTCTAGAACAGGTGAAAACATTGATGAGCTAAGAGGCGCAATCATGGATATATTAAAACGCAAAAAAAAAGATATTCTCTTCGCAAAAAAAATAAAAGAAAAGTCCGCTATAGCTAATAAATGGATAGTGGCCGCAGCAACCTCTGCTGGTGCAGTAGGAGCTACACCGATCCCTGGCTCCGATATAGTGCCCATTACAAGTATACAAGTTGGCTTAATGGTAAAGTTAGCTACATTATATGAAAAACCAATAATTAAAGAACGAGCAAAGGAATTAACGATCACTTCATTGACAGGAAACGTTGGGAAAAGTCTGTTTCGTCAAGTAGCTAAATTAATTCCAGGAGCGGGATCTGTAGCCGGGGCAGGCGTAGCTGGTGGTATGACTCTGACACTGGGTTACGCTTTAAAGTATGCTTATGAGCATGATATAAATTTAGATGCTGAAACTTTGGGATATTTATATAAAGCATATAAAAAAGCAGATTGA
- the galE gene encoding UDP-glucose 4-epimerase GalE, translated as MKVLVTGGAGYIGSHAVAMLLEKGHQAVIVDNILTGHLDAVNKNAVFYEGDLRDAAFLNDVFAKEKVDAVVHFAASSLVGESVEDPLKYFGNNVYGMQVLLETMHKHDVKRIVFSSTAATYGDTNVVPLTEDLDTNPESPYGESKLMMEKMMKWCDQAYGIKFVSLRYFNVGGAHPDGLIGEDHQPETHLIPIILQTAIGQREHISIFGEDYPTEDGTCIRDYIHVMDLIDAHVLALEYLEKGGQSDIFNLGSSQGFSVKEMIDVAREVTGKEIPAQVGPRRAGDPAVLIASSAKAKDVLGWNPTRTDMKDIIGDAWRWHQNRPNGYGA; from the coding sequence ATGAAAGTACTCGTTACAGGCGGTGCCGGTTATATCGGCTCCCATGCAGTAGCCATGCTGCTGGAAAAAGGCCATCAAGCTGTTATTGTTGATAATATACTTACTGGACATTTAGATGCGGTTAATAAAAATGCGGTATTTTATGAAGGTGATTTGCGTGATGCAGCCTTCTTGAATGATGTATTTGCGAAAGAGAAAGTGGATGCAGTTGTCCACTTTGCGGCAAGCTCACTTGTTGGAGAATCGGTTGAAGATCCACTCAAGTACTTTGGCAATAATGTCTACGGTATGCAAGTACTGCTGGAGACGATGCACAAGCACGACGTAAAACGCATCGTTTTCTCTTCTACTGCTGCAACATACGGTGATACGAATGTCGTACCGCTAACAGAAGATTTGGATACAAATCCGGAAAGCCCGTATGGCGAATCCAAGTTAATGATGGAAAAAATGATGAAATGGTGTGACCAAGCATATGGCATTAAGTTCGTATCGCTTCGTTACTTCAACGTTGGCGGTGCACATCCAGATGGTCTGATCGGGGAAGACCACCAGCCGGAAACACATTTGATTCCGATCATTTTGCAGACAGCAATTGGTCAGCGTGAACATATCAGCATCTTCGGTGAAGATTACCCTACCGAAGATGGCACATGCATCCGCGATTATATCCATGTGATGGACTTGATTGATGCGCATGTATTGGCGCTCGAGTATTTGGAAAAAGGCGGCCAGAGTGACATCTTCAACCTCGGCTCCAGCCAAGGGTTCTCTGTAAAAGAGATGATTGATGTAGCTCGGGAAGTGACCGGTAAAGAAATCCCAGCTCAAGTCGGCCCGCGTCGCGCAGGCGACCCAGCTGTGCTTATCGCAAGCTCCGCCAAAGCGAAAGACGTACTCGGCTGGAACCCGACACGCACGGATATGAAAGATATCATTGGCGATGCGTGGAGATGGCATCAAAACCGTCCGAATGGGTATGGTGCGTGA
- a CDS encoding YciI family protein gives MNYYAAFIKMEKPELNQHYRQAHLDYLAELDEKGFIFARGALANEVGGLVIYQADNEAEARVMAEQDPYVVNGVRSLHLHEWNKV, from the coding sequence ATGAACTATTACGCAGCATTTATCAAAATGGAAAAGCCTGAGCTGAATCAGCACTATCGCCAAGCACATTTAGATTATTTAGCGGAGCTAGATGAGAAAGGGTTTATCTTTGCCAGAGGGGCGTTAGCGAATGAAGTAGGCGGTCTGGTTATCTATCAGGCAGATAATGAGGCGGAAGCGAGAGTAATGGCGGAGCAGGATCCTTATGTCGTAAATGGTGTGCGCAGTCTGCACTTGCATGAATGGAATAAGGTATAA
- a CDS encoding ROK family protein: MRLGAIEAGGTKFVCAVGNEHGHVEERVSFPTTKPEETLQLVLSFFQDKEIEALGVGAFGPVNVKADSPSYGTIGNTPKLQWTDYPLLTVLKEKLGVPVKLDTDVNAAALGEYMHGAAKHAGSCLYITVGTGIGAGAIVNGETVQGFSHPEMGHLLIRRQPHDAYPGKCPYHSDCLEGLAAGPAIEARWGEQAQKLYHQDEVWQLEAHYLAQAIMSYTLVLSPEKIIMGGGVMKKEGLHNMVQQELENLMQRYVPLPDNYLAAPGLADNAGIVGALMLAKEVHERRGE, from the coding sequence ATGCGACTTGGAGCAATTGAGGCAGGCGGAACAAAATTTGTCTGTGCTGTTGGGAACGAGCATGGCCATGTGGAAGAAAGGGTATCTTTCCCAACAACCAAACCGGAAGAAACGCTACAGCTCGTTCTCAGCTTTTTTCAAGACAAAGAAATAGAAGCGCTTGGTGTCGGTGCATTCGGACCAGTAAACGTAAAAGCGGACAGTCCGTCATACGGCACGATCGGCAACACACCGAAATTGCAGTGGACAGACTATCCGCTGCTAACGGTATTAAAAGAGAAGCTCGGTGTTCCCGTCAAACTCGATACCGATGTGAATGCAGCTGCTTTAGGGGAGTATATGCACGGCGCAGCAAAACATGCAGGAAGCTGTTTGTATATCACCGTGGGTACAGGTATCGGAGCTGGCGCGATTGTAAATGGGGAAACAGTACAAGGCTTTTCCCATCCGGAAATGGGGCATCTGCTCATCAGACGTCAGCCACATGATGCTTATCCAGGAAAATGTCCGTATCACAGCGATTGCTTAGAAGGACTGGCTGCTGGTCCTGCCATAGAAGCACGCTGGGGTGAGCAAGCGCAAAAGCTGTACCACCAAGATGAAGTATGGCAATTAGAAGCGCATTACCTAGCGCAAGCAATCATGAGTTACACATTGGTGTTAAGTCCAGAGAAAATCATCATGGGCGGAGGCGTCATGAAAAAAGAAGGGTTGCATAATATGGTGCAGCAGGAGTTGGAAAACCTTATGCAGCGCTATGTTCCGCTGCCAGACAATTACTTAGCAGCACCAGGCTTAGCAGACAATGCAGGGATTGTTGGTGCACTTATGCTTGCGAAAGAAGTACATGAAAGAAGAGGAGAATGA
- a CDS encoding GNAT family N-acetyltransferase produces the protein MTALQAVTAFAHKQDLRKSFNKLAKKTFGFDFEALYKSGLWNERYHTHAFADDTHIVANVSVSVITVHIQKVKRRAIQIGTVMTDPAYQQQGLATQLLQRVIKQYEAETDLIYLFARPGTESFYDKLGLTAVEEKLFSIPVSQIQRLVPDYRKLTPTANPQDMVVLLDRYGKRYPQSHLLDVSDGQHILGFHTLYDPDLEIIELLEPEALLLYKRIGQTMHLYEVISQSRISWQQIESYVAQPGITDVIFHFTPTFPDLEPYVHQHTERDALYVNKPELLPADFQFPELSHA, from the coding sequence ATGACTGCTCTGCAGGCAGTGACTGCATTTGCACACAAACAAGATTTACGTAAGAGTTTTAACAAACTAGCAAAAAAGACGTTCGGCTTTGATTTTGAAGCCTTATATAAGAGTGGCTTATGGAATGAGCGCTATCACACGCATGCTTTTGCTGATGATACACATATTGTCGCAAATGTTTCTGTAAGCGTCATCACCGTGCATATTCAGAAGGTAAAAAGACGAGCAATACAAATTGGCACCGTCATGACAGACCCGGCTTATCAGCAACAAGGACTTGCTACACAGCTTTTACAGCGCGTAATTAAACAATATGAAGCCGAAACAGATCTCATTTACTTATTTGCTCGTCCTGGAACAGAAAGTTTCTATGACAAACTTGGCCTAACAGCAGTGGAAGAGAAACTATTTTCTATCCCAGTTTCGCAAATACAACGCCTTGTTCCTGATTATCGCAAGCTAACACCAACAGCCAATCCGCAAGACATGGTCGTGCTGCTGGACCGGTACGGAAAACGCTATCCACAGTCTCATCTGCTTGATGTGTCCGATGGGCAGCATATACTTGGCTTTCATACACTGTATGATCCGGACTTAGAAATCATCGAGCTGTTGGAGCCCGAAGCATTGCTCCTTTATAAAAGAATCGGCCAAACGATGCATCTCTATGAGGTAATCAGCCAGAGCCGGATTTCCTGGCAGCAGATTGAGAGCTATGTCGCACAGCCAGGCATTACCGACGTTATTTTCCATTTCACGCCGACTTTCCCGGATCTCGAGCCATACGTTCACCAGCACACGGAGCGTGATGCACTATATGTGAACAAACCAGAACTTCTGCCCGCTGACTTTCAGTTTCCAGAATTGTCTCATGCGTAA
- a CDS encoding DUF2536 family protein — translation MLDLEMLKDKVEFFEANDLSTLEKKINEQIQHNKAILLELHHVSHTMHVDDNGRRFYSAVAHFKAK, via the coding sequence ATGCTAGATTTAGAAATGCTAAAGGATAAAGTTGAATTCTTTGAAGCAAACGACTTGTCCACTTTGGAGAAGAAAATCAATGAACAAATCCAGCACAACAAAGCGATTCTGCTGGAACTGCATCACGTCTCACACACTATGCATGTAGATGATAATGGCCGCCGATTTTATAGTGCTGTTGCCCATTTTAAAGCGAAATAG
- a CDS encoding CitMHS family transporter: MLAIMGFLMIFLFMYLIMSKKLSALIALMIIPAIFAVLTGHAGDLGEMSLEGITSLAPTGIMLLFAILYFGIMIDAGLFNPIVNRILKAVKGDPTKIVMGTAALALVVSLDGDGTTSYMITVSAFFPLYQRLKINPLILPAIAVMSVSLTNMVPWGGPTARAAAALNVDVGDVFVPLIPTMIGGAIWIFFTAFIMGRREKKRLGVVTFDDAEKRTLQQQAATVDASLKRPKLLWVNFGLTVLLMFGLIEGIMPLPVLFMLAFAIAITINYPNLKQQKERIADHAGNVLAVVSLVFAAGIFTGILSGTKMVDAMASSLISVIPDAWGPAFSIIIAVTSIPFTFFMSNDAYYFGVLPILAEAAASYGFSAAEIARASLLGQPVHLLSPLVPATYLLVGMSKVDFGEFQRFTILWATGTAFAVIAVAIVTGIIF; the protein is encoded by the coding sequence ATGTTAGCAATAATGGGTTTCTTGATGATCTTTCTATTCATGTACTTAATTATGTCCAAAAAGCTTTCTGCGCTCATTGCGTTGATGATCATTCCGGCAATTTTTGCTGTACTGACCGGGCATGCTGGTGACTTAGGTGAGATGTCACTGGAAGGAATCACAAGTTTGGCGCCAACAGGCATTATGTTGTTATTCGCAATCCTTTATTTTGGCATTATGATTGATGCTGGGTTGTTTAATCCAATTGTAAACCGTATTTTGAAAGCGGTTAAAGGAGACCCAACGAAGATCGTCATGGGTACAGCTGCCTTGGCGCTTGTCGTGTCGCTAGATGGAGATGGAACGACAAGTTATATGATCACGGTGTCTGCATTCTTTCCATTGTATCAGCGTCTGAAGATTAATCCGCTCATTTTACCGGCTATTGCTGTTATGAGTGTTAGTTTAACGAACATGGTGCCATGGGGCGGACCGACAGCACGAGCTGCAGCAGCACTTAATGTAGACGTTGGCGATGTATTCGTACCGCTAATTCCGACGATGATCGGAGGAGCAATCTGGATATTCTTCACAGCCTTCATTATGGGCCGCAGAGAAAAGAAACGTCTTGGTGTTGTGACATTTGATGATGCCGAGAAGCGCACGCTGCAGCAGCAAGCTGCCACAGTGGATGCGTCGTTAAAGCGCCCGAAACTATTATGGGTCAACTTTGGACTCACAGTTTTACTAATGTTCGGATTAATTGAAGGAATTATGCCGCTTCCAGTATTGTTCATGCTTGCTTTCGCTATTGCAATCACAATCAACTATCCTAATTTGAAGCAGCAAAAAGAACGGATTGCAGATCATGCAGGGAACGTACTTGCTGTTGTGTCTCTTGTATTCGCAGCTGGTATCTTTACAGGAATCTTGTCCGGTACAAAGATGGTCGATGCAATGGCATCCAGCCTTATTTCCGTTATCCCGGATGCATGGGGACCTGCTTTTAGTATCATTATAGCTGTTACAAGTATTCCTTTTACCTTCTTCATGTCGAATGATGCCTATTACTTTGGTGTCCTGCCAATTTTGGCAGAAGCTGCTGCTAGCTATGGTTTCTCAGCTGCAGAGATAGCGCGTGCTTCCTTGCTTGGGCAGCCTGTCCACTTGCTGAGCCCGCTTGTTCCGGCTACATACTTACTGGTCGGAATGTCGAAAGTCGACTTCGGAGAATTCCAGCGCTTCACCATTTTGTGGGCGACAGGAACCGCCTTTGCCGTTATCGCAGTAGCGATTGTTACGGGTATCATATTTTAA
- a CDS encoding AEC family transporter, which yields MAVLSLIFLEVIAPLLLLLGVGVILQRKFSLHLGTLSKLLTYCFLPVNGFINMYQSSMPIAVFGQIILFLLIFTLFSISFTEITSRLLKLDRGIAATYKNSVVLMNSGNYGIPVSQLVFQSNPLGVSIQLIVMVFQNLLTFTYGLYNMVSVKSQGNAILKELIRLPMIYAIILGVLCATFHVEIPNLVWNPIQSIADAFLAVALITLGAQVAQIKLVKPHMVLYLSTASRLLVGPSAALGIIFLLGLDGTIAQSLFIASSFPTSRNSSIFALEYNNNPDLAAQTVLVTTIVSSITVTFVVYLAGILFG from the coding sequence ATGGCTGTATTATCGCTTATTTTCTTGGAAGTAATTGCGCCTTTATTACTGCTGCTTGGTGTTGGTGTCATTTTGCAGCGAAAATTTTCATTACATTTAGGGACGCTGTCCAAGCTGCTGACGTATTGCTTTCTGCCGGTAAATGGTTTTATCAATATGTATCAAAGTAGTATGCCGATAGCTGTGTTTGGACAAATTATTCTATTTTTGCTCATCTTTACGTTGTTTTCGATCAGCTTCACAGAGATTACGAGCAGGTTGCTGAAACTGGATCGCGGAATCGCTGCTACCTATAAAAACAGCGTCGTATTGATGAACTCTGGGAACTACGGTATTCCTGTTAGTCAGCTTGTATTTCAATCAAATCCGCTCGGTGTATCTATCCAGCTCATTGTCATGGTATTTCAGAATCTGCTCACCTTTACATACGGGCTATACAATATGGTGAGCGTCAAAAGTCAGGGCAATGCTATTTTAAAGGAACTTATTCGCCTGCCGATGATCTATGCGATTATCCTTGGGGTACTTTGTGCGACATTCCATGTGGAGATTCCAAATCTTGTTTGGAATCCAATTCAATCCATCGCAGATGCGTTTCTGGCGGTCGCTTTGATTACGCTTGGTGCGCAAGTTGCGCAGATTAAGCTGGTAAAACCGCATATGGTGCTTTATTTAAGTACAGCTTCCCGTCTTCTTGTTGGGCCGTCTGCCGCATTGGGAATCATTTTTTTACTTGGACTGGATGGGACAATCGCGCAGTCACTGTTTATCGCCAGTTCCTTCCCTACTTCCCGAAATAGTTCGATATTTGCTCTAGAGTACAATAATAATCCGGACTTAGCAGCACAGACAGTTCTCGTAACGACGATTGTAAGCAGTATCACCGTTACTTTCGTTGTATACTTGGCGGGAATTTTGTTTGGGTGA
- a CDS encoding choice-of-anchor I family protein encodes MNKWKKLTAMSLAAAALAVPAVGHAADDLNVYSQNPGQALHIEQIGRYTSGAAVGEGGTEIVAYDANTQHAFSVNGAAKSLDILDLAALKDGKEIPLVKRVALESFGVSASDVTSVAIHPDGSYIAVAVPSEVKTDPGHVVLLDTDGNTLASVEVGALPDMVTFTPDGTKVLVANEGEPSEDYTVNPEGSVSIINIANGTDNLTAETAAFTDDIVEDDVRKVNPDPENSSYAENLEPEYITVDKDSRFAYVAIQESNAIAKLDLQTNSFTTVKSLGYKDFSKAGVELDPSNKDGGIEIGNWPVLGMYMPDGMTSFQSGGNTYILTANEGDAQEWDGFSEEERVADLAEEDMYALNADLYEGYNQEQLDQLIENRLFEKESLGRLKTSTVAPKNEDGKYEAVYAYGTRSFSVWDANSLQQVYDSGADFEKITAAAIPEYFNATNDEDKFDNRSDDKGPEPESVITGDVDGTTYAFIGLERTGGIMAYDMSNPASPSFSTYFTSRNFQGDEAAVDSNSGDVAPEGLTYIAADESPTNQPILLAAHEVSGTIAAYALGEEPAVKPAPEEEAEQPENETKNPAEEEPKPEDTKEEETAETPEQAGEEEIAENEKPADETEQKPEQTEEVKTEINTEKTDGTDAAEQQTVPTAAAALDAGEDPKGQHLPNTSTNVFNWMLAGAGAIAAGVIFFVINKLRKRA; translated from the coding sequence ATGAACAAATGGAAGAAACTCACGGCCATGTCGCTAGCGGCAGCGGCTTTGGCAGTTCCTGCTGTCGGACATGCAGCAGACGACTTGAACGTGTACAGCCAAAATCCGGGACAAGCGCTTCACATCGAACAAATTGGCCGTTATACGAGCGGGGCAGCAGTAGGAGAGGGTGGTACAGAGATTGTCGCGTATGATGCAAACACACAACATGCTTTCTCTGTAAATGGAGCAGCAAAATCATTGGATATCCTTGATTTGGCTGCATTAAAGGATGGGAAAGAAATACCGCTCGTAAAACGAGTTGCATTGGAATCTTTTGGAGTAAGTGCCTCTGATGTAACGAGCGTAGCCATTCATCCTGATGGCAGCTATATCGCAGTCGCAGTACCAAGTGAAGTGAAAACAGATCCTGGTCATGTGGTACTGCTTGATACGGACGGGAATACATTGGCCAGTGTAGAAGTAGGTGCTTTACCGGATATGGTAACGTTCACGCCGGACGGAACAAAAGTGCTTGTGGCGAATGAAGGGGAGCCGTCCGAAGATTACACCGTAAACCCGGAAGGTTCTGTCAGTATTATTAATATCGCAAATGGCACAGATAACTTAACAGCTGAAACAGCGGCATTTACGGATGATATCGTGGAGGATGATGTAAGAAAAGTTAATCCTGATCCAGAAAATTCCTCTTATGCAGAAAATCTTGAACCAGAATACATTACAGTCGACAAAGATAGCCGATTTGCATATGTCGCCATCCAAGAAAGTAATGCCATTGCAAAACTTGATTTGCAAACAAACAGCTTCACGACAGTAAAGAGTTTAGGGTATAAAGATTTCTCTAAAGCTGGTGTAGAACTGGATCCTTCCAATAAGGATGGTGGTATTGAGATTGGAAATTGGCCAGTGCTCGGCATGTATATGCCAGACGGAATGACGAGCTTTCAATCTGGAGGTAATACGTATATCCTGACAGCAAATGAAGGAGATGCCCAAGAATGGGATGGCTTTTCAGAGGAAGAAAGAGTTGCTGACTTAGCAGAAGAAGACATGTATGCACTGAATGCTGACTTATATGAAGGCTACAACCAGGAACAGCTGGATCAGCTTATAGAGAATAGATTGTTCGAAAAGGAGAGCTTGGGACGCTTGAAAACAAGTACCGTTGCTCCTAAAAATGAAGATGGGAAGTATGAAGCAGTGTATGCTTATGGCACACGCAGTTTCTCTGTTTGGGATGCGAATTCACTGCAGCAGGTTTATGATAGCGGTGCAGATTTCGAAAAAATAACGGCAGCGGCAATCCCAGAGTACTTTAACGCAACAAACGACGAAGATAAGTTCGATAACCGCAGTGATGATAAAGGTCCAGAACCAGAGTCTGTTATCACAGGTGACGTAGACGGCACTACATATGCTTTCATCGGCTTGGAACGGACAGGCGGTATTATGGCTTACGACATGTCAAACCCTGCTAGCCCATCATTTTCAACATATTTCACGAGCCGGAATTTCCAAGGAGATGAAGCGGCAGTCGATAGCAATAGCGGTGATGTTGCGCCAGAAGGGCTGACATATATTGCAGCTGATGAAAGCCCGACAAATCAGCCAATTCTCCTAGCAGCGCATGAAGTGTCTGGTACGATTGCTGCATATGCACTTGGCGAAGAACCAGCTGTAAAGCCAGCGCCAGAAGAAGAGGCGGAACAGCCAGAAAATGAAACGAAGAACCCGGCAGAAGAAGAGCCTAAACCAGAAGACACAAAAGAGGAAGAAACAGCAGAAACACCTGAACAGGCTGGGGAAGAAGAAATAGCGGAAAACGAAAAACCAGCTGATGAGACGGAACAAAAACCAGAACAAACAGAAGAAGTAAAAACAGAGATAAATACAGAAAAGACTGACGGGACAGATGCAGCTGAGCAACAAACTGTGCCAACAGCGGCTGCTGCACTTGATGCAGGTGAAGATCCGAAAGGACAGCACCTGCCGAACACGAGTACAAATGTGTTCAACTGGATGCTAGCAGGAGCTGGTGCAATTGCTGCAGGTGTTATATTCTTTGTAATCAACAAGCTTCGCAAGCGCGCTTAA
- a CDS encoding class D sortase, giving the protein MKKGKLIIGIVFLLIGVALVATPFTMEKMHAKEVTELEKAFASIEAGDAPQAEGETSKKWSEEELKETMKLEIPSIDLEQYVLNETTEDNLAVALTQIKTDQDPAKDNFTIAGHRGYRDGRFFRQLPEVKPGAEIKLQDKDATYVYEVNSVEIVNPEAVDILDNKDEPEITLVTCTLSGQQRVAVTGKLTEVIENS; this is encoded by the coding sequence ATGAAAAAAGGAAAACTGATCATAGGAATTGTCTTTCTGCTGATTGGAGTGGCACTTGTTGCCACTCCCTTCACCATGGAAAAGATGCATGCCAAAGAAGTGACGGAATTGGAGAAAGCTTTTGCGAGTATCGAAGCCGGTGACGCTCCACAAGCAGAGGGAGAGACTAGTAAGAAATGGTCAGAAGAAGAACTAAAAGAAACAATGAAGCTAGAAATTCCTTCTATTGATTTGGAGCAATATGTGCTCAATGAAACAACAGAAGACAATTTAGCTGTTGCCTTAACGCAAATTAAAACAGACCAAGACCCTGCGAAAGATAATTTCACCATCGCCGGTCATCGCGGCTACCGCGACGGGCGATTCTTCCGGCAGCTTCCTGAAGTGAAACCAGGAGCAGAAATTAAGCTGCAAGATAAAGATGCGACCTATGTTTACGAGGTGAACAGCGTAGAAATCGTCAACCCGGAAGCAGTTGACATACTGGATAATAAAGACGAACCAGAGATTACGTTGGTTACGTGTACACTATCTGGTCAGCAGCGGGTTGCAGTAACAGGAAAATTAACAGAGGTTATTGAAAACAGCTAG